One Blastocatellia bacterium DNA window includes the following coding sequences:
- a CDS encoding AAA family ATPase, with protein sequence MTNVLRQHAEQQFAEELTALAKADKRPRPPNWKLSPWAVTTYLLGGKLENGFEVSPKYIGSRRLMEIAVATLATDRALLLIGVPGTAKSWVSEHISAAVSGDSTLLIQGTAGTSEESIRYGWNYAKLLSEGPSRAALVESPLVRAMEQGRIARIEELTRIPADVQDTLITVLSEKTLPIPELNEEVQANKGFNVIATANNRDRGVNELSSALKRRFNTVVLPVPETVEEEAEIVQRRVESIGRALELPAEAPALSEIRRIVTVFRELRDGKTIDGKTKLKTPSGTMSTAEAISVVNGGLALAAHFGDGQMQSNDVAAGLLGAVVKDPVQDQVVWLEYLETVVKERDGWTDLYRACRDIS encoded by the coding sequence ATGACTAATGTCTTACGTCAACATGCAGAACAACAATTTGCTGAAGAATTAACTGCCCTAGCAAAAGCTGATAAACGCCCACGTCCACCTAACTGGAAACTTTCTCCCTGGGCCGTTACTACTTATCTTTTAGGCGGCAAATTAGAAAACGGTTTTGAAGTTTCTCCTAAATATATTGGAAGTCGTCGCCTAATGGAAATTGCTGTAGCAACTTTAGCTACTGACCGAGCATTATTGTTAATAGGTGTTCCGGGGACAGCAAAATCTTGGGTTTCTGAGCATATTTCTGCTGCTGTATCAGGTGATTCTACGTTACTAATTCAAGGCACGGCTGGCACAAGCGAAGAATCTATTCGCTATGGTTGGAATTATGCCAAGCTACTTTCTGAAGGCCCTTCTCGCGCTGCACTTGTTGAAAGCCCGCTAGTCAGAGCAATGGAGCAAGGAAGAATCGCCCGAATTGAAGAATTAACCCGTATTCCAGCCGATGTTCAAGACACTTTAATAACCGTTTTGTCAGAAAAAACTTTGCCAATCCCAGAACTTAATGAAGAAGTACAAGCCAACAAAGGATTTAATGTTATTGCAACGGCAAATAATCGGGATCGTGGAGTTAATGAGCTTTCTAGCGCGTTAAAACGTCGCTTTAATACGGTTGTTTTACCTGTGCCAGAAACAGTTGAAGAAGAGGCTGAAATAGTCCAACGTCGCGTTGAAAGCATTGGGCGAGCCTTAGAACTTCCTGCCGAAGCTCCTGCGCTGTCAGAAATCCGCCGAATAGTTACGGTTTTTCGAGAACTCCGAGACGGAAAAACCATTGATGGTAAAACCAAGCTTAAAACGCCTAGTGGAACAATGAGTACAGCAGAAGCAATTTCTGTTGTTAACGGTGGACTGGCTCTAGCGGCTCATTTTGGCGATGGACAAATGCAGTCAAACGATGTTGCAGCAGGGCTACTTGGTGCAGTTGTAAAGGATCCCGTCCAAGACCAAGTTGTTTGGTTAGAATATTTAGAAACGGTTGTAAAAGAGCGTGACGGATGGACAGACCTTTATAGAGCCTGTCGGGACATTTCCTAA
- a CDS encoding SWIM zinc finger family protein, with protein MAINWTKDQVIALSPDASSTKAGQGLTNKSKWETLGYDELFAWGECKGSGKAPYKVQINLSEPAFKCSCPSHKFPCKHCLGLFLMLISQESSFTEKEQPLWVKEWIESRTKKAEKQSKKVEKQTTEPKKAPDPEKQAARAAEREAKVKAGIQELELWLKDLIRQGLSITQSQKYSFWDTPAARMVDAQAPGLARMLREMANIPTSGVAWQERLLEKLSLLHLIIEGYKNIENLPLANQQDIRSLIGWTQNQEELLNQPGVFDNWLILGQRVESDSLTPTLRSQRIWLKGEQTNQFALILNFVFGNQPIDTSFISGTILPAELVFFPGAFPLRALIKNRQTFISSSEIKLFSNILEFTNSWADALAKNPWLERFPCAIENLTLLPKEDEWLFCDNLGYELSINKIYGNIWFLLAISGGHPVKVFGEWYKDRIWPLSVWAENQIYFVG; from the coding sequence ATGGCGATAAATTGGACTAAAGATCAAGTTATTGCACTTAGCCCTGATGCAAGCTCAACAAAAGCTGGACAGGGATTAACCAACAAAAGCAAATGGGAAACTTTAGGTTATGACGAGCTTTTTGCTTGGGGTGAATGTAAAGGAAGCGGCAAAGCTCCTTATAAAGTGCAAATTAATTTAAGCGAACCTGCTTTTAAGTGTAGTTGTCCTAGTCATAAATTCCCTTGTAAACATTGTTTAGGCCTATTTTTAATGCTTATTAGCCAGGAAAGTTCTTTTACTGAAAAAGAACAACCTCTTTGGGTAAAAGAATGGATAGAATCGCGCACTAAAAAGGCTGAAAAACAATCTAAAAAGGTTGAAAAACAGACTACAGAACCAAAAAAAGCTCCTGACCCTGAAAAGCAAGCTGCTCGTGCTGCCGAACGCGAGGCAAAAGTAAAAGCTGGTATTCAAGAACTAGAGCTTTGGCTAAAAGACCTTATCCGTCAAGGATTAAGCATTACTCAGAGCCAAAAATATTCTTTTTGGGATACTCCAGCAGCTAGAATGGTAGATGCTCAAGCCCCAGGACTAGCTAGAATGCTTCGAGAAATGGCAAATATTCCCACTTCAGGTGTGGCCTGGCAAGAACGTTTATTAGAAAAATTATCTCTCTTACATTTAATTATTGAAGGTTATAAAAATATAGAAAACCTACCCCTTGCTAATCAGCAAGATATTCGCTCCCTAATTGGTTGGACGCAAAACCAAGAAGAATTGCTTAATCAACCAGGAGTTTTTGATAATTGGCTAATACTTGGTCAAAGAGTAGAAAGCGATTCTTTAACCCCTACGCTTAGATCACAGCGTATTTGGTTAAAAGGTGAACAAACTAATCAGTTTGCCTTAATACTAAACTTTGTTTTTGGTAATCAACCTATAGACACTAGCTTTATTTCTGGGACAATTTTACCTGCTGAACTAGTGTTTTTTCCTGGAGCATTCCCATTAAGAGCTTTAATTAAAAACCGCCAAACCTTTATTTCATCAAGTGAAATTAAACTATTTTCTAATATTTTAGAATTTACTAATAGTTGGGCTGATGCTTTAGCGAAAAACCCTTGGCTAGAACGTTTTCCTTGTGCAATAGAAAATCTAACTCTTTTACCTAAAGAAGATGAATGGCTATTTTGTGATAATTTAGGCTATGAATTAAGTATTAATAAAATTTATGGCAATATTTGGTTTTTACTAGCAATTAGTGGTGGTCATCCCGTCAAAGTTTTTGGGGAATGGTATAAAGATAGAATTTGGCCTTTAAGCGTTTGGGCAGAAAATCAAATTTATTTTGTTGGCTAA
- a CDS encoding M20/M25/M40 family metallo-hydrolase — protein sequence MRLLAFLLSIILISNIILVTTDISVKADEKKLSKDYAKTASQIIGSALVEGQAYEKLEYLSDSIGHRLSGSPELNQAIAWAVKAMKADGLDNVYTEKVMVPHWVRGAESAEIIAPAKHKLTILGLGGTVGTPSEGITGEVVVVRNFEELDKLGTQVKGKIVLYNFPMRKDLPTGQAYGEAVRYRGNGAINAAKYGAIATLVRSVTTVSLNTPHTGAMRYQDDVTKIPAAAVTIENAELMQRLFLRGEKIVVNLKLGAQTLPDAESANVIGEIKGSEKPDEVILISGHLDSWDVGTGSNDDGAGCVIVMEAARILARLGLRPRRTIRVVLYTNEENGLNGGVAYGDAHKQEFDKHIVAMEADSGGTRPLGFSFQGKDEAFNIIQDIAGLLYNIKSDNVRRSQGVGADISVLTGAGVPGLGLSNDSSHYFDIHHTQADTFEKMDRTDLALNVATVAVMAYVLADMPNALPR from the coding sequence ATGCGATTGCTAGCATTTTTACTGTCTATTATTTTAATTAGTAATATTATTTTAGTTACTACTGATATTTCAGTTAAAGCAGATGAAAAGAAATTAAGCAAAGATTATGCAAAGACAGCTTCACAAATCATTGGTAGTGCTTTGGTTGAAGGCCAGGCTTATGAAAAATTAGAGTATTTAAGCGATAGTATTGGACATCGTTTAAGTGGTTCACCAGAGCTTAACCAAGCAATAGCGTGGGCTGTTAAAGCAATGAAAGCAGATGGACTAGATAATGTCTACACAGAAAAAGTAATGGTGCCTCATTGGGTACGCGGTGCGGAATCAGCCGAAATAATAGCTCCGGCTAAGCATAAACTAACTATTTTGGGGCTTGGTGGAACTGTGGGAACGCCTAGCGAAGGCATTACGGGTGAAGTAGTTGTAGTAAGAAATTTTGAAGAGCTAGACAAGTTAGGAACACAAGTTAAGGGAAAAATTGTTTTGTATAACTTTCCTATGCGTAAAGATTTGCCTACAGGTCAAGCCTATGGTGAAGCTGTAAGATATCGTGGGAACGGAGCTATAAACGCTGCTAAATATGGCGCGATTGCAACACTTGTAAGGTCTGTTACTACAGTTAGCTTAAATACTCCTCATACAGGAGCAATGCGTTATCAAGATGACGTAACCAAGATACCTGCTGCCGCTGTTACTATTGAAAATGCTGAGCTTATGCAAAGACTCTTTTTACGTGGTGAAAAAATTGTTGTTAACTTAAAACTTGGAGCGCAAACTTTACCAGATGCTGAGTCTGCTAATGTAATAGGTGAAATAAAAGGATCTGAAAAGCCAGATGAAGTAATTTTAATTAGCGGACATTTAGATTCTTGGGATGTTGGGACAGGCTCAAATGATGATGGTGCAGGTTGTGTAATTGTTATGGAAGCTGCACGCATTCTAGCACGGTTGGGTTTACGTCCTCGCCGGACAATCAGAGTTGTCCTTTATACTAATGAGGAAAATGGCTTAAATGGTGGAGTTGCTTATGGAGATGCACATAAGCAAGAGTTTGATAAACATATTGTGGCAATGGAAGCTGATTCTGGTGGAACTCGTCCGTTAGGCTTTTCTTTTCAGGGTAAAGACGAAGCTTTTAATATTATTCAAGATATTGCTGGACTTTTATATAATATTAAGTCTGATAATGTTCGACGTAGTCAAGGAGTAGGAGCAGATATTTCTGTTTTGACTGGTGCTGGTGTACCTGGGCTAGGGTTATCTAATGATAGTAGCCATTATTTTGACATTCACCATACACAAGCAGATACATTTGAAAAAATGGATAGAACAGATTTAGCCTTAAATGTTGCTACAGTGGCAGTTATGGCTTATGTTTTAGCCGATATGCCAAATGCGCTACCACGATAA
- the queG gene encoding tRNA epoxyqueuosine(34) reductase QueG, with the protein MNVTSAKIKQKAYELGLTKIGIVPAQRLEKEGSLLDEWLSRGYHGKMGYLARNAEKSTDPKLLLPTVESIIAVALNYYTPDKHSDDVNVGKISRYAWGDDYHDVLGEKLKLLLEWIKSVEPSAEGRYFVDAGPMMDKVWAVKAGIGWLGKHTNVITKDYGSWVFLGEILINLKLDYEEMQIPDFCGTCTRCIDACPTGAIVEPYLVDGSLCISYGTIELKDPILPKQIANNLQNWIFGCDICQDVCPWNRFSKETSTKEFYPRDGNVSPLLSELAELTAVEFKELFKASPIVRPKHAGFLRNIKAVEENNKKHES; encoded by the coding sequence ATGAATGTTACTTCAGCAAAAATTAAGCAAAAAGCTTATGAATTAGGGCTTACAAAAATTGGTATTGTACCTGCTCAAAGGCTAGAAAAAGAAGGTAGTTTATTGGATGAATGGCTGAGTCGTGGCTATCATGGGAAGATGGGCTATTTAGCTAGAAATGCAGAAAAATCAACTGATCCTAAGTTGTTACTTCCTACAGTTGAAAGTATTATTGCAGTAGCCTTAAATTATTATACTCCTGATAAGCATAGTGACGATGTTAACGTAGGAAAGATTTCTCGTTATGCTTGGGGAGATGACTACCATGATGTGTTAGGCGAAAAGTTAAAATTGCTTTTAGAATGGATTAAGTCAGTAGAACCAAGTGCAGAGGGAAGATATTTTGTTGATGCCGGGCCAATGATGGACAAGGTTTGGGCGGTAAAGGCTGGAATAGGATGGCTAGGCAAACATACCAATGTAATTACTAAGGATTATGGTTCTTGGGTTTTTTTAGGTGAAATTTTAATTAACTTAAAGTTAGACTATGAAGAAATGCAAATTCCTGATTTTTGTGGTACTTGTACACGTTGTATAGATGCTTGTCCAACAGGTGCAATAGTTGAGCCATATTTAGTAGATGGAAGTCTTTGTATTTCTTATGGGACGATAGAGCTAAAAGATCCTATTTTGCCAAAACAAATAGCTAATAATCTGCAAAACTGGATTTTTGGTTGTGATATTTGCCAAGATGTATGTCCTTGGAATCGGTTTTCTAAAGAAACTAGTACAAAAGAATTTTATCCAAGAGATGGTAATGTCTCGCCACTTTTATCAGAATTAGCAGAGCTTACAGCAGTGGAATTTAAAGAACTCTTTAAGGCAAGCCCAATTGTAAGGCCAAAACATGCTGGATTTTTACGTAATATAAAAGCTGTAGAAGAAAATAATAAAAAGCACGAAAGCTAG
- a CDS encoding AhpC/TSA family protein — MREKVDEIHKLGAELVIVGNGRVEFATAFQKKLKLETPLYVDPSLASYNAAGLKRGKLATIGPRNFLPALKALFTGNFQGRVQGDPYQQGEPL, encoded by the coding sequence TTGCGTGAAAAAGTAGATGAAATTCATAAATTAGGTGCAGAGTTAGTTATTGTTGGTAATGGGCGAGTAGAATTTGCTACAGCTTTTCAAAAGAAATTAAAATTAGAGACACCTCTTTATGTTGATCCTTCTTTAGCTTCTTATAATGCTGCTGGATTAAAACGAGGGAAGTTAGCAACAATAGGCCCACGCAATTTTCTACCAGCATTAAAAGCTTTATTTACAGGTAATTTTCAAGGACGTGTTCAAGGTGATCCATATCAACAAGGTGAGCCTTTATAA
- a CDS encoding DUF4097 family beta strand repeat protein: MSKKSNIISNITTIVFFSGLLVVVLFSPDISATTFKSYSKHFKVSPQNASLDIYNPTGSIKVTTWEKAEIKLSAFLDEHVEVSERQQGSSIEIEVHCAKIGQARFEVNIPQECTLDLTCLNGPIEVWSVSGPISAQTTEGEITLQDLTSNNIVAKTTRGVISYKGILDKKGIYNFSSIENSINITIPASNSFTLSATASPGKVHLGGFSLTDSVPHERRISGKYAGGGAMLNINSHHGEINLRKHP; the protein is encoded by the coding sequence ATGAGTAAGAAATCTAATATTATTAGTAACATAACTACAATTGTGTTCTTTAGCGGGTTGTTAGTAGTAGTGTTATTTTCTCCAGATATTTCTGCTACTACATTTAAGAGTTACTCAAAGCATTTTAAGGTTTCTCCTCAAAATGCTTCTCTCGATATTTATAATCCAACAGGTTCTATTAAAGTAACAACTTGGGAAAAGGCTGAAATAAAGCTTTCAGCCTTTTTAGATGAACATGTAGAAGTATCAGAACGTCAACAAGGTAGCAGCATCGAAATTGAAGTCCATTGTGCTAAAATAGGCCAAGCCCGCTTTGAAGTTAATATCCCTCAAGAATGTACATTAGATCTTACATGCTTAAATGGGCCTATTGAAGTTTGGTCTGTTTCAGGCCCAATATCTGCACAAACTACAGAAGGCGAAATAACCCTTCAGGACTTAACTAGCAATAATATCGTTGCTAAAACTACTAGAGGTGTTATTTCTTACAAAGGTATCTTGGATAAAAAAGGCATTTATAATTTTTCTTCAATAGAAAATTCTATCAACATTACTATTCCTGCTAGTAATTCTTTTACTCTTTCAGCTACAGCTTCACCAGGAAAAGTTCATTTAGGTGGCTTTAGCCTAACAGATTCCGTCCCACACGAAAGGCGTATATCAGGAAAATATGCTGGCGGAGGTGCAATGCTAAATATTAATTCTCATCATGGAGAAATTAACTTACGCAAACATCCTTGA
- a CDS encoding zf-HC2 domain-containing protein, with product MNCLDCQDLLSEYIDGDLKPNKRPLVSDHLKDCQECSLTYQDLKQIVGISQQLPLLVPKTDLWKNIEKEIKELSLPTAPKTQSAWSKFWNHRFQFSISVPQLTGSLAGLATIVLLASNFVYSPQNLASTPSQGTVIAKPTTYTSNTTEMELTGKIDRLSHTITERYKDWDPQVQKLYDRNLEAIDQSIEECRQLAQKNPSDPIVHELMVTAYQEKIRLLEQFLFLHK from the coding sequence ATGAACTGTTTAGACTGTCAAGATTTACTTTCAGAATATATTGATGGGGATCTCAAACCAAATAAAAGACCTCTGGTTAGCGATCACTTAAAAGATTGTCAAGAATGTAGTTTGACTTATCAAGACTTAAAACAAATTGTTGGTATTAGTCAACAACTTCCTTTATTAGTCCCAAAAACAGACCTTTGGAAAAATATAGAAAAAGAAATTAAAGAACTTTCTCTTCCAACTGCTCCTAAAACACAAAGTGCTTGGTCAAAATTTTGGAACCACAGATTCCAATTTAGTATCTCTGTACCACAATTAACAGGCTCTTTGGCAGGTTTAGCAACAATAGTATTACTAGCAAGTAATTTTGTTTATTCCCCTCAAAACCTTGCAAGTACTCCTTCTCAAGGTACTGTTATAGCAAAACCTACAACTTATACTAGTAATACTACAGAAATGGAGTTGACTGGTAAAATAGATAGATTGTCTCACACAATTACAGAACGTTATAAAGATTGGGATCCTCAAGTACAAAAGCTTTATGATCGTAATTTAGAAGCAATTGACCAATCTATAGAAGAATGTCGCCAATTAGCACAAAAAAATCCATCAGATCCTATTGTGCATGAATTAATGGTTACAGCATACCAAGAAAAAATAAGACTTTTAGAACAATTTCTATTTTTACATAAGTAG
- a CDS encoding sigma-70 family RNA polymerase sigma factor, giving the protein MTNTHQLTSDFDLARAAALGDTAAFEEIYQRHHRRVYSLCLRMTSNSTEAEDLTQDVFIQLFRRIGSYRGEAAFSTWLHRLTVNQVLMRLRKKDIKLETTTSDGELPIDVEQNSGSLATPPFIDSIALERSIKELPPGYRTIFVLHDVEGYEHEEIAKLLNITVGTSKSQLHKARMKLRSLLSKKV; this is encoded by the coding sequence GTGACAAATACTCACCAACTGACTTCGGATTTTGATCTAGCTCGTGCAGCCGCTCTTGGAGATACTGCTGCATTTGAAGAAATCTATCAACGTCATCATCGACGTGTATATAGTTTATGTTTGCGAATGACTAGCAACTCAACCGAAGCAGAAGATTTAACTCAAGATGTTTTTATTCAACTCTTTCGTCGTATTGGTAGTTATCGAGGAGAAGCAGCCTTCTCAACTTGGTTACATCGATTGACTGTTAATCAGGTATTGATGAGGTTGCGCAAAAAAGATATCAAACTAGAAACTACTACTTCTGATGGAGAGTTACCTATTGATGTTGAACAAAATAGTGGTAGTTTAGCAACTCCTCCTTTTATAGATTCAATTGCACTAGAGCGTTCTATCAAAGAACTACCACCTGGCTATCGCACAATATTTGTACTACATGATGTTGAAGGTTACGAACATGAGGAAATTGCTAAATTATTAAATATCACGGTTGGTACATCAAAATCACAGCTTCATAAAGCAAGAATGAAATTACGGTCACTACTCTCAAAAAAGGTGTAA
- a CDS encoding sigma-54-dependent Fis family transcriptional regulator, translating to MPKILIVDDELSMRELLERVFRREGYNVSVAENGIRALELIRTNYFDLVISDVKMPNLGGMELLMQCRETSPDTMVILMTAYATIDKAREAFKLGADDFVEKPFDIDELKLVVKKALEKSKLQQENALLKRELREKGRLDNIIGHSRCMQEVYKMIMDIAPTASTVLIQGESGTGKELVARAIHNNSRRANAPFVSINCGALTEPLLESELFGHVKGAFTGAQANKKGLFESAHSGTIFLDEISETSPTMQVKLLRVLQAHAVRRVGGTEEISIDTRVVAATNRDLMQMVEEKSFRLDLYYRINVIMLKLPPLRERKEDIPTLAQHFLAKFNRLAGRQIETITEEAMSYLMNYHWPGNVRELESVIERAVALEPTKQVQTERLREEILKYSPVRIQSFLELPEDGINLETYINEIEKSFILEALRRTNGNQTRAAELLGMSVRSLRHLLDKHRIRQTASMLRESPDK from the coding sequence ATGCCAAAAATATTAATAGTTGACGACGAACTAAGCATGCGAGAGTTATTAGAAAGAGTTTTCCGTAGGGAAGGCTATAATGTTAGTGTAGCTGAAAACGGGATACGTGCCTTAGAATTAATACGCACTAATTATTTTGATCTAGTAATCTCTGATGTAAAAATGCCTAATCTAGGTGGGATGGAATTGCTGATGCAATGCCGAGAAACCTCACCTGACACTATGGTAATTTTAATGACAGCCTATGCCACTATTGATAAGGCTCGTGAAGCTTTTAAGTTAGGTGCAGATGATTTTGTTGAAAAGCCTTTTGATATAGATGAGTTAAAACTTGTTGTTAAAAAAGCTTTAGAAAAAAGTAAACTGCAACAAGAAAACGCATTATTAAAACGTGAGCTTAGGGAAAAAGGCCGACTAGATAATATTATTGGTCATTCACGTTGTATGCAGGAAGTCTATAAAATGATTATGGACATTGCCCCTACTGCTAGTACAGTGTTAATTCAAGGCGAATCAGGAACAGGAAAAGAATTAGTTGCTCGTGCTATTCATAATAATAGCCGTCGTGCTAATGCTCCTTTTGTTTCAATTAATTGTGGAGCTTTAACAGAACCTCTTTTAGAATCAGAACTTTTTGGTCATGTAAAAGGAGCTTTTACTGGTGCGCAGGCCAACAAAAAAGGGCTTTTTGAGTCTGCTCATAGTGGAACTATTTTTCTAGATGAAATCTCAGAAACTAGCCCTACAATGCAAGTTAAACTTTTAAGAGTATTGCAAGCACATGCTGTAAGACGTGTAGGAGGCACAGAAGAAATCTCTATTGACACTCGTGTAGTAGCAGCCACCAACCGAGATTTAATGCAAATGGTAGAGGAGAAATCTTTTCGTCTAGACCTTTACTATCGTATTAATGTTATTATGCTTAAGCTTCCTCCCTTAAGAGAAAGAAAGGAAGATATTCCTACACTTGCACAACACTTTTTAGCTAAATTTAACCGTTTAGCGGGCCGTCAAATTGAAACTATTACTGAAGAAGCAATGAGCTATTTAATGAATTATCATTGGCCAGGAAATGTTCGTGAGCTAGAAAGCGTTATAGAAAGAGCTGTAGCATTAGAACCTACTAAACAAGTACAGACAGAAAGATTAAGAGAAGAAATTCTTAAGTATAGCCCTGTCAGAATACAATCTTTTTTAGAACTGCCTGAAGATGGGATAAATTTAGAAACTTATATTAATGAAATAGAAAAATCTTTTATTTTGGAGGCACTGCGGCGCACTAATGGGAACCAAACCCGTGCAGCAGAGTTATTAGGGATGTCTGTTAGAAGCTTACGTCACCTACTAGATAAACACCGAATTAGACAAACAGCTAGTATGTTGCGCGAAAGTCCAGATAAATAA
- a CDS encoding PAS domain S-box protein, which yields MRNRLTWLIASRLTVILILLGTAAIINIVSPSVLIVKVFVKATLVVSLLSIIYSFLVKFSSRYTLQAYIQIFTDIALVRWVVYETSLTEKSFAALYLVIVLAASTVLPRLAVLITSVLCVISYITVTSILYYQIFNSNLPSLSPDQSVPLYILAILVIGILGGQIAERLQLSHLALTQATQNLANLQAFNERIIESIHSGLVTTDITGNILSFNRAAEEITQHKANQVIKRTFFEVFGDLSNYLNFTPELLNTSKPIRFTSSCLSATGRQMYLGITASPLSGEDGKPNGLVFSFQDLTEIIKLEQEIRRRDRLAAMGKMAAGIAHEIRNPLAAMRGSIQVLRSELDLSEDQAQLMQIVLRESDRLDKIVSDFLAYARPSPAKLAEFDLVNWIKETVALIRYSNESSAKHEILVECPETSISIVADSNQLRQIIWNLARNSLQAMPEGGKLIIELNQNKEKDIILTFTDTGVGMSEEEMERIFEPFNSNRPGGTGLGMAIVYQIISDHNGKIDVVSHPNQGAKITITLPQNITNKIPIDLLPQQNIFSSSGKFNPNLD from the coding sequence ATGCGTAATAGATTAACTTGGTTAATCGCCTCTCGTCTTACAGTAATATTAATACTTCTTGGTACAGCAGCAATTATTAATATTGTTTCACCATCGGTATTAATTGTTAAGGTTTTCGTTAAGGCTACTTTAGTAGTATCCCTACTTTCAATAATATATAGCTTCCTAGTAAAATTTTCCTCCCGTTATACATTACAAGCCTACATACAAATATTTACGGATATTGCCTTAGTTAGGTGGGTAGTTTATGAAACATCTTTAACAGAAAAATCTTTTGCTGCTCTTTATCTAGTAATTGTATTGGCTGCAAGCACTGTTCTACCGCGTTTAGCCGTGTTAATCACATCTGTATTATGTGTAATTTCTTATATAACTGTCACTAGCATATTATACTATCAAATATTTAACAGTAATTTACCATCACTAAGCCCTGATCAAAGTGTGCCTCTTTATATTTTAGCAATTTTAGTAATAGGTATTTTAGGAGGCCAAATAGCTGAACGCCTTCAACTTAGTCATTTAGCATTAACTCAAGCAACACAAAACTTAGCTAATCTACAAGCTTTTAATGAAAGAATTATTGAAAGCATTCATAGCGGTTTAGTTACTACTGATATAACAGGCAATATCTTATCATTTAATCGTGCTGCTGAAGAAATCACACAACACAAAGCCAATCAGGTAATCAAACGTACCTTTTTTGAAGTTTTTGGAGATCTATCAAATTACTTAAATTTTACTCCAGAACTACTTAATACTTCTAAACCTATTCGTTTTACTTCTAGTTGTTTATCTGCCACAGGTAGACAGATGTATTTAGGGATTACAGCCTCACCTTTATCAGGTGAAGATGGCAAGCCTAATGGTTTAGTTTTTTCTTTCCAAGATTTAACAGAAATCATTAAATTAGAGCAAGAAATTCGCCGCCGTGACCGTTTAGCAGCTATGGGTAAAATGGCCGCTGGAATTGCTCATGAAATACGTAACCCCTTAGCAGCTATGCGCGGCTCTATCCAAGTTTTACGTAGTGAATTAGACTTATCGGAAGATCAAGCACAACTAATGCAAATTGTTTTAAGAGAGTCTGACCGATTAGATAAAATTGTTAGTGATTTTTTAGCCTATGCCAGGCCCAGCCCTGCTAAACTTGCAGAATTTGATTTAGTTAATTGGATTAAAGAAACTGTTGCCTTAATTCGTTATAGTAATGAATCTTCAGCTAAGCATGAAATCTTAGTTGAATGTCCTGAAACATCTATTTCAATTGTTGCTGATTCTAACCAACTACGTCAAATAATATGGAATTTGGCAAGAAACTCCCTACAAGCAATGCCTGAAGGTGGAAAGTTAATTATTGAACTAAACCAAAATAAAGAGAAAGATATAATACTTACTTTTACTGATACAGGCGTTGGTATGTCTGAAGAAGAAATGGAAAGAATTTTTGAACCTTTTAATTCTAATCGTCCTGGTGGTACTGGTCTAGGAATGGCAATTGTCTATCAAATAATTTCCGACCATAATGGTAAAATAGACGTAGTAAGCCACCCTAATCAAGGAGCTAAAATTACTATAACCTTACCACAAAATATAACTAATAAAATACCTATTGATTTATTACCACAACAAAATATATTTTCATCTAGCGGTAAATTTAATCCTAATTTAGATTAA